In the genome of Mucisphaera calidilacus, one region contains:
- a CDS encoding acyl-CoA carboxylase subunit beta, with product MTVAERIKELHEKKKALQEMGGAKRVEKQHAAGKLTARERVNKLVDEGSFQEQFGFAKHRCTFFGMEGKDLPADGVVTGCGTIDGRLVHLASQDFTVAGGAAGEVQCDKIVEMMKASLKTGSPFVFVNDSGGARIQEGIDSLAGYGRIFYHNVLLSGVVPQISMICGPCAGGAAYSPALTDFIIQTKKAQMFITGPSVIKQVTGEDVTAEQLGGPEAQMAYSGVVHFVAEDDEHAMAICQDLISYLPSNNVEDAPEHDHPDEFELDLSLNDIIPDNPKQGYDMFEVIKRIVDGGKYLEVQSTFAQNIIIAFGRINGRTVGIIANQPMVKAGCLDIDASDKSSRFIRFCNAFNIPLVTLVDVPGFMPGVEQEYGGIIRHGAKMLFVYSAATVPKVSVILRKAYGGAYLAMSGKDLGTDRCAAWPTAEIAVMGAEGAAGVVFRREIEAADDPKAKRAELIETYRETFSTPYVAGGRRMVDEVIEPAATRRYLAMALDSLVTKRELRPEKKHGLIPL from the coding sequence ATGACGGTCGCGGAGCGGATCAAGGAGCTCCACGAGAAGAAGAAGGCGTTGCAGGAGATGGGTGGCGCGAAGCGTGTTGAGAAGCAGCACGCGGCGGGCAAGCTGACGGCGCGAGAGCGTGTGAACAAGCTGGTGGACGAGGGCTCGTTCCAGGAGCAGTTTGGTTTCGCGAAGCATCGTTGCACGTTCTTCGGGATGGAGGGCAAGGATCTTCCTGCGGACGGTGTGGTGACGGGCTGCGGGACGATTGATGGTCGTCTGGTGCACCTGGCGTCTCAGGACTTCACGGTCGCGGGTGGCGCGGCGGGCGAGGTTCAGTGCGACAAGATTGTTGAGATGATGAAGGCGAGCCTGAAGACGGGTTCGCCTTTTGTGTTTGTGAATGATTCGGGCGGTGCGCGTATCCAGGAGGGCATTGACAGCCTGGCGGGTTACGGTCGGATTTTCTATCACAACGTGCTGCTGTCGGGCGTGGTTCCCCAGATCTCGATGATCTGCGGTCCGTGTGCGGGCGGTGCGGCGTATTCGCCTGCGTTGACGGACTTCATCATTCAGACGAAGAAGGCTCAGATGTTCATCACGGGCCCGTCGGTCATCAAGCAGGTGACGGGCGAGGACGTGACGGCGGAGCAGCTGGGTGGTCCCGAGGCGCAGATGGCGTATTCGGGCGTGGTACATTTTGTGGCGGAGGATGATGAGCACGCGATGGCGATCTGCCAGGACCTGATCAGCTATCTGCCCTCGAACAATGTTGAGGATGCACCGGAGCACGATCATCCGGATGAGTTTGAGCTGGATCTTTCGCTGAACGACATCATCCCGGACAACCCGAAGCAGGGTTACGACATGTTCGAGGTGATCAAGCGGATTGTTGACGGCGGTAAGTATCTTGAGGTTCAGTCGACGTTTGCCCAGAACATCATCATCGCGTTCGGGCGGATCAACGGCCGGACGGTGGGGATCATCGCGAACCAGCCGATGGTGAAGGCGGGTTGTCTGGACATTGACGCGTCGGACAAGAGTTCGCGTTTCATCCGTTTCTGCAATGCGTTCAACATTCCGCTGGTGACGCTGGTGGACGTTCCGGGCTTCATGCCTGGGGTTGAGCAGGAGTATGGCGGGATCATTCGTCACGGTGCCAAGATGCTGTTCGTGTATTCGGCGGCGACGGTTCCGAAGGTGAGTGTGATTCTGCGTAAGGCGTATGGCGGTGCTTATCTGGCGATGAGCGGCAAGGATCTGGGCACGGATCGTTGTGCGGCGTGGCCGACGGCGGAGATCGCGGTGATGGGTGCCGAGGGTGCGGCGGGCGTGGTGTTCCGTCGCGAGATTGAGGCCGCGGACGATCCGAAGGCGAAGCGTGCGGAGTTGATTGAGACGTATCGCGAGACGTTCTCGACGCCTTATGTTGCGGGCGGCCGACGGATGGTTGACGAGGTGATCGAGCCTGCGGCGACGCGTCGTTACCTGGCGATGGCGTTGGACTCGCTGGTGACGAAGCGGGAGCTGCGTCCTGAGAAGAAGCACGGCCTGATTCCTCTGTAA
- a CDS encoding sodium ion-translocating decarboxylase subunit beta, whose translation MILVGCVFIWLAVVKGFEPLLLVPIGFGILIGNVPYDTNSLSLSVYDGPVSAHDIHYFQVEYVQSEEESRALGYRQVTFVQEGEDKELPHELRHEGDYLAHEGLAVMVNMHSLFRPPSSYDPELGDAVVDMGQGRALFVSDEVKTSDGKYPQVWSPEKQDVFNASILWWLFAGVGLAGFYPPLIFLGVGALTDFGPMLSNPKTLLLGAAAQFGIFAALLGAVALGFTSQEAGAIGIIGGADGPTAIFTCSQLAPHLLGAVALAAYSYMAMVPIIQPPIMKLLTSRKERLIRMEQTKPVSKRVKIVFPIVCFLLTAFIAPGGLPLLGMLFFGNLLRESMVTERLAKTAQTTFIDIVTILLGVTVGAKTSAANFLTLDTIMVFVLGIVAFGIATATGVLFAKLMNVVFTEKVNPLIGAAGVSAVPMAARVAHKVGQDEDPQNFLLMHAMGPNVAGVIGSAVAAGVLLSQLNN comes from the coding sequence ATGATTCTGGTTGGGTGCGTGTTCATCTGGCTGGCGGTGGTGAAGGGTTTTGAGCCCTTGCTGCTGGTGCCGATTGGTTTCGGCATTCTGATCGGCAACGTGCCTTACGACACGAATTCGTTGTCGCTGAGCGTGTACGACGGCCCTGTGAGTGCGCACGACATTCACTACTTCCAGGTTGAGTATGTTCAGTCGGAGGAAGAGTCCCGCGCGTTGGGTTACCGCCAGGTGACGTTTGTGCAGGAGGGCGAGGACAAGGAGTTGCCGCACGAGCTTCGTCACGAGGGTGATTACCTGGCGCACGAGGGTCTTGCGGTGATGGTGAACATGCACTCGCTGTTCCGGCCGCCCTCGTCGTATGACCCTGAGTTGGGTGATGCAGTGGTGGACATGGGTCAGGGTCGGGCGTTGTTTGTGTCGGACGAGGTGAAGACGTCGGACGGGAAGTACCCGCAGGTCTGGTCGCCTGAGAAGCAGGACGTGTTCAACGCGTCGATTCTGTGGTGGCTGTTCGCGGGCGTGGGTCTGGCGGGTTTTTATCCGCCTCTGATTTTCCTGGGCGTGGGCGCGTTGACGGACTTCGGCCCGATGCTGTCGAACCCGAAGACGTTGCTGCTGGGAGCGGCGGCGCAGTTCGGTATTTTCGCGGCGTTGCTGGGTGCGGTGGCGTTGGGCTTCACGAGTCAGGAAGCGGGTGCGATCGGCATCATCGGTGGTGCTGACGGGCCGACGGCGATTTTCACGTGTTCTCAGCTGGCTCCGCACCTGTTGGGCGCGGTGGCGTTGGCGGCGTATTCGTACATGGCGATGGTTCCGATCATCCAGCCGCCGATCATGAAGCTGCTGACAAGCCGGAAGGAGCGTCTGATCCGGATGGAGCAGACCAAGCCGGTGTCGAAGCGTGTGAAGATCGTGTTCCCGATCGTGTGCTTCCTTCTGACGGCGTTTATTGCTCCGGGCGGTCTTCCGCTGCTGGGCATGTTGTTCTTCGGGAATCTTCTGCGTGAGTCGATGGTGACGGAGCGTCTGGCGAAGACGGCCCAGACGACGTTCATTGACATCGTGACGATCCTTCTGGGCGTGACGGTGGGCGCGAAGACGTCGGCGGCGAACTTCCTGACGCTTGACACGATCATGGTGTTCGTGCTGGGCATCGTGGCGTTCGGGATTGCGACGGCGACGGGTGTTCTGTTCGCGAAGCTGATGAACGTGGTCTTCACGGAGAAGGTGAACCCGTTGATCGGTGCGGCGGGCGTGAGCGCGGTGCCGATGGCGGCTCGTGTGGCGCACAAGGTGGGTCAGGACGAGGACCCGCAGAACTTCCTGCTGATGCACGCGATGGGCCCGAACGTGGCCGGCGTGATCGGCTCAGCGGTTGCGGCGGGCGTGCTGCTCAGCCAGCTGAATAACTAG
- a CDS encoding succinate CoA transferase produces the protein MTAEEAAAMIPNGATVGFSGFTPAGAAKAVPSALAERAQALHDKGEEFGIRVLTGASTGKYLDEALAQAGAINWRAPYQSSATLRKRINTQESRFVDLHLSHVPQMMEFGFFGEMDYAVVEATDVTHDGRIYLSTSGGASPSYLRHAKKVFVELNRFHSTRLAECHDVAILPPPPHRSPIPIHHPLSKMGTPFATVDPKKIVGVIENNASDGVAPFTPPDEVSQKIAGHVIRFLLDEMKAGRIPADFLPLQSGVGNVANAVMAGLGESSDVPPFYMYSEVFQDALVDLMANGSLLGASCTSLTLSDEQMQRVYSDMDFFAPKIVIRPQELSNNPGVIRRMGVIAINTAIEVDIYGHANSTHICGTRLMNGIGGSGDFMRNAYLSIFVAPSVAKGGAISAIVPMVSHCDHSEHDVQIVVTDQGLADLRGLGPIQRAHTLIENCAHPDYRAYLHQYVADAPCGHLKHDLDKCFELHRRFIETGSMKEA, from the coding sequence ATGACGGCTGAGGAAGCGGCGGCGATGATCCCGAACGGCGCGACGGTGGGTTTTTCGGGTTTCACGCCCGCGGGTGCTGCGAAGGCGGTTCCGTCGGCGTTGGCCGAGCGGGCGCAGGCGTTGCATGACAAGGGGGAGGAATTCGGGATTCGTGTGCTGACGGGTGCGTCGACGGGCAAGTACCTGGACGAGGCGTTGGCGCAGGCGGGCGCGATCAACTGGCGTGCTCCGTACCAGTCGTCGGCGACGCTCCGGAAGCGGATCAACACGCAGGAGTCGCGTTTTGTTGATCTTCACCTGTCACACGTTCCGCAGATGATGGAGTTTGGTTTCTTCGGCGAGATGGATTATGCGGTGGTTGAGGCGACGGACGTGACGCACGACGGCCGGATTTATCTGAGCACGTCGGGTGGTGCTTCGCCCAGCTATCTTCGTCACGCGAAGAAGGTTTTCGTGGAGTTGAATCGTTTTCACTCGACGCGGCTGGCGGAGTGTCACGACGTGGCGATTCTTCCGCCGCCGCCGCACCGGAGTCCGATCCCCATTCATCATCCGTTGTCGAAGATGGGCACGCCTTTTGCGACGGTGGACCCGAAGAAGATCGTGGGTGTGATCGAGAACAACGCGTCGGACGGCGTAGCGCCGTTTACGCCGCCTGACGAGGTGAGTCAGAAGATCGCGGGTCACGTGATCCGGTTCCTGCTGGACGAGATGAAGGCGGGGCGAATCCCCGCGGACTTTTTGCCGTTGCAATCGGGCGTTGGCAATGTTGCGAACGCTGTGATGGCGGGTCTTGGCGAATCGAGTGATGTTCCGCCTTTCTATATGTATTCGGAGGTGTTCCAGGACGCGTTGGTGGACCTGATGGCCAACGGGAGTCTGCTGGGCGCTTCGTGCACGAGCCTGACGCTGAGTGACGAGCAGATGCAGCGTGTGTACAGCGACATGGACTTCTTTGCGCCGAAGATCGTGATCCGTCCGCAGGAGTTGTCGAACAACCCGGGCGTGATTCGCCGGATGGGTGTGATCGCGATCAACACGGCGATCGAGGTTGACATTTATGGTCACGCGAACTCGACGCACATCTGTGGCACGCGTCTGATGAACGGCATCGGCGGTTCGGGCGACTTCATGCGTAACGCTTACCTGTCGATTTTCGTGGCGCCGAGTGTGGCGAAGGGCGGGGCGATCTCGGCGATTGTGCCGATGGTGTCGCACTGCGACCACAGCGAGCACGATGTTCAGATCGTGGTGACGGACCAGGGTCTTGCGGATCTTCGCGGGCTGGGCCCGATCCAGCGTGCTCACACGCTGATCGAGAACTGTGCGCACCCGGACTACCGTGCGTACCTGCACCAGTATGTGGCGGATGCGCCCTGCGGCCACCTGAAGCACGACCTGGACAAGTGCTTCGAGTTGCATCGTCGATTCATCGAGACGGGATCGATGAAGGAGGCGTGA
- a CDS encoding Mur ligase family protein, producing the protein MDRPLPDLFRGLPIHADPLGDAVHTADLTDDSRRVTPQHLFIHRRSDHPEDLRDALSRQPAALLVTPDNQKHVREPVPTFLADTIDQKLCGQLADRFFNHPAKHLTLAAVTGTNGKSTTALYLQHLLKADGIPTGLLGTIHNDLITDTLPAALTTPGSIEITRLLATIRDQGGHAAVYEASSHALHQQRTDHLHPAAAIFTNLTQDHLDYHKTMTAYAQAKARLFDNLTPHAHAILNADDPHAQRMAANTHATIHRTTTADTPDANTSATIHQRTLNHTTATLTGPWGSITTNLPILGDHNVANLLQALTAAAALNHLPDNLQQALHNLPPVPGRLERVLPPSATQHRPTSTHTPGGNPGADPGAYPGAIPKVFVDYAHTPDSLEHASQTLKALAPRRLLTLFGCGGDRDRAKRPLMTLAAARYADHITLTSDNPRSEDPLAIINDALTDIPAETRNRITTEPDRAAAIHHIITTAHPDDTILIAGKGHETYQEIQGSRHPFDDREHASNALADRAKP; encoded by the coding sequence GTGGACAGACCTCTCCCCGACCTCTTCCGCGGACTCCCCATCCACGCCGATCCCCTCGGCGACGCTGTCCACACCGCCGACCTCACCGACGACTCACGCCGGGTCACACCCCAACACCTCTTCATCCACCGACGATCCGACCACCCCGAAGACCTACGCGACGCCCTCAGCCGACAGCCCGCCGCACTCCTCGTCACGCCCGATAACCAGAAGCACGTCCGAGAACCCGTCCCCACCTTTCTCGCCGACACCATCGACCAGAAACTCTGCGGACAACTCGCCGACCGCTTCTTCAACCACCCCGCAAAACACCTCACCCTCGCCGCCGTCACCGGCACCAACGGCAAGTCCACCACCGCCCTCTACCTCCAGCACCTCCTCAAAGCCGACGGCATCCCCACCGGACTCCTCGGCACCATCCACAACGACCTCATCACCGACACCCTCCCCGCGGCCCTCACCACCCCGGGAAGCATCGAGATCACCCGACTCCTCGCAACCATCCGCGACCAGGGCGGACACGCCGCCGTCTACGAAGCCTCCTCACACGCCCTCCACCAGCAACGAACCGACCACCTCCACCCCGCCGCCGCCATCTTCACCAACCTCACCCAGGACCACCTCGACTACCACAAAACCATGACCGCCTACGCCCAGGCCAAGGCACGACTCTTCGACAACCTCACCCCACACGCCCACGCAATCCTCAACGCCGACGACCCCCACGCCCAACGCATGGCCGCCAACACCCACGCCACCATCCACCGAACCACCACCGCCGACACACCCGACGCCAACACCTCCGCCACCATCCACCAGCGAACCCTCAACCACACCACCGCCACCCTCACCGGACCCTGGGGATCCATCACCACCAACCTCCCCATCCTTGGCGACCACAACGTCGCCAACCTCCTCCAGGCACTCACCGCCGCCGCCGCACTCAACCACCTGCCCGACAACCTCCAACAAGCCCTCCACAACCTCCCACCCGTCCCCGGCCGACTCGAACGCGTCCTCCCCCCATCAGCCACCCAACACAGACCCACCTCCACACATACGCCCGGAGGAAATCCGGGGGCAGATCCGGGGGCGTATCCGGGGGCGATTCCGAAGGTCTTCGTCGACTACGCCCACACACCCGACTCCCTCGAACACGCCTCGCAAACCCTCAAGGCCCTCGCTCCGCGACGACTCCTCACCCTCTTCGGCTGTGGAGGCGACCGCGACCGCGCCAAACGCCCCCTCATGACCCTCGCCGCCGCTCGCTACGCCGACCACATCACCCTCACATCCGACAACCCTCGCTCCGAAGACCCCCTCGCCATCATCAACGACGCCCTCACCGACATCCCCGCCGAGACCCGAAACCGCATCACCACCGAACCCGACCGCGCCGCCGCTATCCACCACATCATCACCACCGCTCATCCCGACGACACCATCCTCATCGCCGGAAAAGGCCACGAGACCTACCAGGAAATCCAAGGCAGCCGGCACCCCTTCGACGACCGCGAACACGCCTCAAACGCCCTCGCCGACAGGGCTAAACCATGA
- a CDS encoding ABC transporter permease has translation MIRLILLRLLQMPLILTVILLVTFTLAWVVPGNPLERPEGQRPPPEVQEAMKRQYNLHSPTAFLTSYVKNVTVGSEQYGWPDFGPSLRYTDQRVSDIIGQALPVSAALGVAALGVALFLGTLAGVVGALRPNSWLDMASLGVALIGVSLPNFVTGSILLIVFAGLLEWFPVGGWGSPQQVVLPAIALGFFPAAYVARLVRLGLADVMSSDFVRTARAKGLSHFAALFRHALKVAYLPVLSFMGPAAASVMTGSFVIEKVFAIPGMGDYFVNAVLNKDQFLILGVVLTYATLLVLFNLVVDVAYAWVDPRIEL, from the coding sequence ATGATCCGACTGATCCTTTTACGGCTGTTGCAGATGCCTTTGATTCTGACGGTGATTCTGCTGGTGACGTTCACGCTGGCGTGGGTGGTGCCGGGGAATCCGCTGGAGCGTCCGGAGGGCCAGCGTCCGCCGCCTGAGGTTCAGGAGGCGATGAAGCGTCAGTACAACCTGCACAGCCCGACGGCGTTTCTGACGAGTTATGTGAAGAACGTGACGGTGGGGAGCGAGCAGTACGGGTGGCCTGATTTCGGTCCTTCGCTTCGGTACACGGATCAGCGTGTGTCGGACATTATTGGTCAGGCGTTGCCTGTGAGTGCTGCTTTGGGTGTGGCGGCGTTGGGGGTGGCGTTGTTTCTGGGGACGCTGGCGGGTGTGGTGGGGGCGTTGCGTCCGAACAGCTGGCTGGACATGGCGAGTCTGGGCGTGGCGTTGATTGGCGTGAGTCTGCCTAACTTCGTGACGGGTTCGATTCTGCTGATTGTGTTTGCGGGTTTGCTGGAGTGGTTCCCGGTGGGTGGGTGGGGGAGTCCTCAGCAGGTGGTGCTGCCTGCGATCGCGTTGGGTTTTTTCCCGGCGGCGTATGTGGCGCGTCTGGTTCGTCTGGGTCTGGCGGACGTGATGAGCAGTGATTTTGTGCGGACGGCACGTGCGAAGGGTTTGAGTCATTTTGCGGCGTTGTTCCGTCATGCGTTGAAGGTGGCTTATCTGCCGGTGCTGAGTTTCATGGGTCCTGCGGCGGCGTCGGTGATGACGGGTTCTTTTGTGATTGAGAAGGTGTTCGCGATCCCGGGGATGGGTGACTATTTCGTGAACGCGGTTTTGAACAAAGATCAGTTTTTGATCCTGGGTGTGGTGCTGACCTACGCGACGCTGCTGGTGTTGTTCAATCTGGTGGTTGATGTGGCGTATGCGTGGGTGGACCCTCGGATTGAGTTGTGA
- the mce gene encoding methylmalonyl-CoA epimerase, with protein sequence MIEAKAVNHLGIAVRSIADHKQFYVDVLGAEYEAEEVVEEQKVKVGFFKVGDVRLELLEPTSEDSPISAFLEKRGEGLHHVAYTVSGLEDRLAALKAGGVRLIDETPRNGAHHTKIAFLHPKASCGVLTELCEPKGD encoded by the coding sequence ATGATCGAAGCAAAGGCGGTCAATCACCTCGGTATCGCGGTGCGTTCGATTGCGGATCACAAGCAGTTTTACGTGGACGTGCTGGGTGCCGAGTATGAGGCGGAGGAAGTGGTTGAAGAGCAGAAGGTGAAGGTGGGCTTCTTCAAGGTGGGTGATGTTCGTCTGGAGTTGTTGGAGCCGACGAGCGAGGACTCGCCGATCTCGGCGTTTCTGGAGAAGCGTGGGGAGGGTTTGCACCACGTTGCGTACACGGTGAGTGGTTTGGAGGATCGTCTGGCGGCGTTGAAGGCGGGCGGTGTTCGCCTGATTGACGAGACGCCTCGGAACGGTGCTCACCACACGAAGATTGCGTTTCTGCACCCGAAGGCGTCGTGTGGCGTTCTGACGGAGTTGTGTGAGCCGAAGGGCGACTGA
- a CDS encoding biotin/lipoyl-containing protein produces the protein MKLRITVENKTYEVDVEVLDEGGVAAAPAPAAASAAAPAAAAAPPPRPAAAPAAPAPSASGGGNEIPSPIAGNVLDVKVKAGDTVGENDVLLVLEAMKMETNVSSPRAGTIASVSVSAGDSVQSGQVLVTFA, from the coding sequence ATGAAACTGCGGATTACTGTCGAGAACAAGACGTACGAGGTTGACGTGGAAGTCCTGGACGAGGGCGGCGTTGCTGCTGCTCCTGCCCCGGCTGCCGCTTCTGCTGCTGCTCCTGCCGCTGCGGCGGCTCCTCCGCCTCGGCCTGCTGCGGCGCCTGCTGCTCCTGCGCCGTCGGCTTCGGGTGGTGGTAACGAGATTCCGAGCCCGATCGCCGGCAACGTTCTGGACGTGAAGGTGAAGGCGGGCGACACGGTTGGTGAGAACGACGTGTTGCTGGTTCTCGAGGCGATGAAGATGGAGACGAACGTGTCTTCGCCTCGTGCGGGCACGATTGCCTCGGTGAGTGTGAGTGCTGGTGACTCGGTGCAGTCGGGTCAGGTTCTCGTGACCTTTGCATAA
- a CDS encoding OadG family protein translates to MTAMPLVTAEMSPLTEGVMLTIVGMTVVFGSLIVLLFLVRLIGAALSDREKPVAAPAAAAVSTAPAPASSGGVDDGALIAVLSAAAAAVVGRRVRIQGVRMVTRRDRAWSQQGRRSIMTSHRPQR, encoded by the coding sequence ATGACTGCGATGCCCCTTGTGACGGCCGAGATGTCGCCTTTGACCGAAGGCGTGATGCTGACGATTGTCGGCATGACGGTGGTCTTTGGCTCGTTGATTGTGCTGTTGTTTCTGGTGCGTCTGATTGGCGCGGCGTTGTCGGACCGTGAGAAGCCTGTGGCTGCACCGGCTGCTGCTGCGGTGTCGACGGCCCCTGCTCCGGCGTCATCGGGTGGTGTCGATGATGGTGCGTTGATTGCGGTGTTGAGTGCGGCGGCGGCGGCGGTGGTTGGTCGTCGGGTTCGCATTCAGGGTGTGCGTATGGTGACGCGTCGGGACCGAGCGTGGTCCCAGCAGGGAAGAAGATCGATCATGACCTCACACCGCCCGCAGCGTTAG
- a CDS encoding biotin--[acetyl-CoA-carboxylase] ligase, whose amino-acid sequence MLVIWHEQVGSTNDRAAELAEEGHASPFVVAARRQSGGRGRGGRSWVSPEGGAWLSVAWRAEDGWPGWGLASLAVGVAVRGVVLGVLGDAGVSVAIKWPNDVLIGGRKVCGVLCERPWAGRAGGDWLIAGVGLNVNVDVSSLGDGLRVPAVSLDEVAGRRLDVDALVERLGGAIVERLEGLGASGGSDRLLGAVGSSLAWLGASVRVTCGGSDRAGRLVGVDEQGHLVLEAGGVRESFCAGDVTCVRMDDAALASSVTCLKGS is encoded by the coding sequence GTGCTGGTGATCTGGCACGAGCAAGTGGGATCGACGAATGACCGTGCTGCCGAGCTGGCAGAGGAGGGTCACGCGTCGCCCTTTGTGGTAGCGGCACGTCGCCAGTCCGGCGGTCGTGGTCGCGGGGGTCGCTCGTGGGTGTCGCCTGAGGGCGGTGCGTGGCTGAGTGTTGCGTGGCGTGCGGAGGATGGGTGGCCGGGCTGGGGGTTGGCTTCGCTGGCGGTGGGCGTGGCGGTTCGCGGCGTGGTGCTGGGGGTGTTGGGTGATGCTGGGGTGTCGGTGGCGATCAAGTGGCCGAATGACGTGTTGATCGGGGGGCGCAAGGTGTGCGGGGTGTTGTGCGAGCGTCCGTGGGCGGGTCGTGCGGGAGGTGACTGGCTGATCGCGGGCGTGGGTTTGAATGTCAATGTGGATGTGTCGTCGCTGGGTGATGGTTTGCGTGTGCCGGCGGTGTCGCTTGATGAGGTTGCGGGTCGTCGGCTTGACGTGGATGCCCTGGTTGAGCGGCTGGGTGGTGCGATTGTGGAGCGTCTTGAGGGGCTGGGTGCGTCGGGTGGTTCGGATCGTCTGCTTGGTGCGGTGGGTTCGTCGCTGGCCTGGCTTGGCGCATCGGTGCGGGTGACGTGTGGGGGGTCGGATCGTGCGGGTCGGTTGGTGGGTGTGGATGAACAGGGTCACCTGGTGCTGGAGGCTGGCGGCGTTCGCGAGTCGTTTTGCGCGGGTGACGTGACGTGTGTTCGGATGGATGATGCGGCGCTGGCGTCGTCGGTTACTTGTTTGAAAGGAAGCTAG
- a CDS encoding peptide ABC transporter substrate-binding protein: MKWSVMMFEGWTRGLLGLVVAGALLLTGCKESEPEADLVFIEAAAHRTLDPQSMSWNHDIRIASTVFEPLVRMDFVKGDVEPAAAASWAVSEDGLTYTFSLREGIRWSNGDPVLASDFVFAWRRALLPDTAAQYAELMYCIEGAADFYAWRTEQVGAYAEAGAATEEAAQRSLEEAFARFEEVVGVRAVDEVTLEVRLERPTPYFLQMVGFATFLPVHPASVVADTRLNAETGFWKTETSYWSDPTRLVSNGPFTIEKRVFKQYLRLRKNPMYWDAGRIRLNSILEKIVEDPGTGFMMYHQGEADLSFGIPSQGTLATELLASDRGDVHSMVAAGTYFYNFNCLPTRPDGSVNPLADVRVRRALSMAIDREQLVSRVNRVGQPVARSFVPPGAVPGYEPPVESGVVYDPSAARELLKEAGYEGGEGLDGLSILYNTGGGHEDVAIAVKSMWERELGVVVTTEGVEVRTFGDRVRKQDYSIARAAWFGDYVDPTTWLDKHRSTNGNNDAKWNSAAFDALLDEAALIRDPAERFAKLAEAEALHNYEQPIAPVYHYVTIYLFDPEKVKGVSLNTWARWRFDRMWVERDR; the protein is encoded by the coding sequence ATGAAATGGAGCGTGATGATGTTTGAGGGATGGACGCGAGGTTTGCTGGGTCTGGTGGTGGCAGGGGCTTTGTTGTTGACGGGTTGCAAGGAGTCGGAGCCTGAGGCGGACCTGGTGTTTATTGAGGCGGCGGCGCACCGGACGCTTGATCCGCAGAGCATGTCGTGGAACCACGACATCCGGATCGCGAGCACGGTGTTTGAGCCTTTGGTGCGGATGGATTTTGTGAAGGGTGACGTGGAGCCGGCGGCGGCCGCGTCGTGGGCGGTGAGTGAGGACGGGCTGACCTACACGTTTTCGCTTCGCGAGGGGATTCGGTGGTCGAACGGTGATCCGGTGTTGGCGTCGGATTTCGTGTTTGCGTGGCGTCGCGCGTTGCTGCCTGACACGGCGGCGCAGTATGCGGAGTTGATGTACTGCATCGAGGGCGCGGCTGACTTTTACGCGTGGCGGACGGAGCAGGTGGGTGCTTATGCGGAGGCGGGCGCGGCCACGGAGGAGGCGGCGCAGCGTTCGTTGGAGGAGGCGTTTGCGCGGTTTGAGGAGGTGGTTGGTGTTCGTGCGGTGGATGAGGTGACGCTTGAGGTTCGTCTGGAGCGTCCGACGCCTTACTTTTTGCAGATGGTCGGCTTCGCGACTTTTTTGCCGGTGCACCCGGCGTCGGTGGTTGCGGACACGCGTCTGAACGCGGAGACGGGATTCTGGAAGACGGAGACGTCGTACTGGAGTGACCCGACGCGTTTGGTGAGTAATGGTCCGTTCACGATCGAGAAGCGTGTGTTCAAGCAGTATCTGCGTCTGAGGAAGAACCCGATGTACTGGGACGCGGGGCGGATTCGTTTGAACTCGATTCTGGAGAAGATCGTGGAGGACCCGGGTACGGGTTTCATGATGTATCACCAGGGCGAGGCGGACTTGTCGTTTGGTATTCCGTCGCAGGGGACGCTGGCGACGGAGTTGCTGGCGTCGGATCGTGGTGATGTGCACTCGATGGTTGCGGCGGGGACGTATTTTTACAATTTCAATTGTCTGCCGACGCGTCCGGACGGATCGGTGAATCCGCTGGCGGACGTTCGCGTTCGGAGGGCGTTGTCGATGGCGATTGACCGGGAGCAGTTGGTGTCGCGGGTGAATCGTGTGGGTCAGCCGGTGGCGCGGAGTTTCGTGCCGCCCGGAGCGGTGCCCGGGTATGAGCCGCCTGTGGAGTCGGGTGTGGTTTATGACCCGTCGGCGGCGCGTGAGCTTCTGAAGGAGGCGGGGTACGAGGGTGGTGAGGGTCTGGACGGGTTGTCGATTCTGTACAACACGGGCGGCGGTCACGAGGACGTGGCGATCGCGGTGAAGTCGATGTGGGAGCGTGAGCTGGGCGTGGTGGTGACGACGGAGGGTGTGGAGGTTCGGACGTTCGGGGATCGTGTTCGCAAGCAGGATTATTCGATTGCGCGTGCGGCGTGGTTCGGTGATTACGTGGATCCGACGACGTGGCTGGACAAGCATCGATCGACGAACGGGAACAATGATGCGAAGTGGAACAGCGCGGCGTTCGACGCGTTGCTGGACGAGGCGGCGTTGATTCGTGATCCGGCGGAGCGTTTCGCGAAGCTGGCGGAGGCGGAGGCGTTGCACAATTACGAGCAGCCGATTGCCCCGGTGTATCACTACGTGACGATTTATCTGTTTGACCCGGAGAAGGTGAAGGGTGTGTCGTTGAACACGTGGGCTCGTTGGCGATTTGACCGCATGTGGGTGGAGCGTGACAGATGA